From Halorientalis litorea:
CCGCGAATAGCCGCTCCCTGAAACTCGTCCCCTCGCGCTGGTGGTACTCGTGGGTGAGTTCTGCCTTTAGCTTCGCCATGTCGACGCCACTCGGACAGTCCTTCGCACAGCCCTTACAGCCGATACAGAGGTCGAGTACCTCGGTCACGAACTCGTCGGTGAACTGCTCTTCGGGCAGGTCTCCGGTCATCGCCCCGCGGAGCATGTTCGCCCGGCCGCGGGTGGACAACTCCTCCTCGTTGGCCGCGCGGTAGGTCGGACACATGACGCCCCCGGTGGTGTCTTGGTGGCCACGACACCCGCCACAGCCGTGACAGAGTTCGACCATCCCCTGCATGCCGTTCTCGTTGTCCCACGCGAGTTCGGACTCGAACCCGGCGTCGAAGTCCCCGTCCGGCGGCGCGCGGAGGTGTTCGGTCATGTCGGTGTGGCCGCCCCGGTCGGCGCGAGAGACGACTTGCCCGGGGTTGAGAATCCAGTCCGGGTCGAACGCCGTCTTGAGGTCGGCGAACGTCTCCCAGAGGTCCTCGCCGTAGAGTTTTTTGTTCCACTGTGTGCGTGCGCGGCCGTCGCCGTGTTCGCCGGAGACGCTCCCGCCGTACTCGACGACGAGGTCCGTCACCGTGTCGGCGATTGACTCCATCGTCGCCACACCGGAGTCCGTCTTGGTGTTCACCAGCGGCCGGATGTGCAACACGCCCGGTCCGGCGTGCGCGTAGAAACTCGCGGAGGTGTCGTGGTCCTCGAGCACCTGCTGGAAGTCCGCGACGAACGCCGGCAGGTTCTCGGGCGGGACGGCGGTGTCCTCGACGAAGGACTGGTGTTTCGCGTCGCTCGTCCGCGAGAGCAGTATCGGCAGACCGGACTTCCGGAGTTTCCAGAACTGCGTCCGTCGGGCCTCGTCGTGGGCTTCGGCGGCCGAGCGTGCCCGAACTTCGTCGTCGGTCACCACCCCGCCGTTCGGGTCGGCCAGTGTCTCCGTGTCGGGTGCCCGGTCCGCCAGCAGGTCGGCCACCTTCTCCCGGCCCGCGGCGTCGTCGTCGGCGTAGAACTCCACGAGCAGGACGGCACCGACGCCTTCGGGAACCATCTCGTCGACGAGGTCGCCGAACTCCGCGGTGTCGCGCGCCAAGTCCAGCAACACGTCGTCGAGTACCTCGACGGCCGCCGGGTCGTGGTCGAGAATCGGTGCCACGTCGGCCATCGCGTCGAGCAGGTCCTCGTACCGGAGTAAGGCGAGTGCCTTGGTCTCGGGAACGGGTTCCAACGAGACGACGGCCTCGGTGACGACGGCGAGCGTCCCCTCGCTCCCCGCGAGCAGGCCGGCCACGTCCACGACGCCCTCCTCGCGGTAGCGGTCGACCACCCAGTCGAGGTTGTAGCCCGAGACGTTGCGCTTGAGGTCGGGATACGCCGACTCGACGGCGTCCCCTTTTTGATCGAGAATCCGGCCGACTTCGGCGTAGATGCGCGCTTCGAGGTCACCGTCTGGGTCGGCGCGCGCGTCGAGTTCCTCGCGGGACAGTTCGCCGAACGTCGTGACAGTGCCGTCGGCGAGAACGACCTCGATTTCTTCGACGTAGGCGTCAGTCTTGCCGTACTGGAGAGAGTGGGCACCCGTCGAGTTGTTGCCGATGGCTCCGCCGAGGACGCTCTTGTCACCCCACGCTGGGTCGGGCGCGAACTTCAGGCCCGACTCGGCGAGTTCGGCGTTCAGACGGCCGAGCGTGATGCCCGGTTGGGCGCGGGCCCGTCGCTCCTCGGCGTCGAAACCGACGAGGCCGTCCATGTGTCGGGACGTGTCGAGGACGACGGCACGGTTGACCGACTGCCCGGCGAGACTCGTCCCGCCGCCGCGGGGCAGGACCGGTATCTCTCGCTCTGCGCAGTAGCCGACGACAGCCGCCACGTCCGCCGTGTGGCGCGGGAAGACGACGCCAATCGGCGTCCGCTGGTAGATGCTCGCGTCCGTGGCGTACAACTGCCGGGAGTAGTCGTCGAACCTGACCTCGCCGTCGACCAACCCATCGAGGTCATCGACGAGGCCCGGCCAGGCGATGTCCCCGCCGGCGTAGTCGTAGCCGGCGCGCCCGTCGCTCGCGGGGTCGCGGTCCCGTTCGGTGGCCATGTCCGTGCTTCCGTCCGGCAGCCACAAACAGTTGACGCTCGCAGAAGGCGTTTACAGCGGTAGCGAGGCGAAAGCCCACCCCTTCAGGGGTGGGATGAAGCCGACAACTGGGAATCTCTCCACGCTCATAGCCACGGCTGGGGTTGGATGTCTGAGTGACATCTTTAGGTGAGCAACTTCTACATACTGGCGATGCCTCGTGGGTTCGACAGGGAACGTACCAACATTCACAAACTCCAGTACCACTTCATCTGGTGTCCGAAGTACCGCAAATCGGTGCTTGAGGGTGAGGTACGTGACCGTCTCGAAGAACTCATCGAGGAGAAGGCCGACGAACTCGACCTCGAAATCTTCGAGTTGGCGATTCGCCCCGACCACGTACACCTGTTCATCACGGGCGACCCGACACTCGCGCCGAACAAGATCATGCAACAGGTCAAGGGCTACTCCTCGCGCCACCTCCGCGACGAGTTCGACTTCGGCCTTCCCTCGCTGTGGACGCGCTCGTACTTCGTCTCAAGTGCGGGTGACGTATCCAGCGAAGTCATCGAGGAGTACATCGACGCCCAAGCAGGTGAGTAGTTATGCAACGGAACGTCTCAACCACGGTGCGGGTCAAACTCCACTCGCTGACCAACAGGAAAGCCGACCTGCTCGCCCGTGAGTACGAGGCGTTCCAGACCGAGGTACACGGCGGAGACGCCAACCTCTACTCCGCGACCGACCAGCAGGCGTCGAAAGTCCAGCGACAAAAAGACCCAAACCCCGACACCGAACAGCCCGTCGTCCTCCGCAACGACGTGTTCAACGTGGCCCACGACGAAGATACTGTCCTGTCATCGTGGTGGGTCAAAGTCCCCGTCTACGACCCCAAGCGTGGACGGGGCAACTCCATCTGGTGCCCCGCTCACGTCCCACAGAAGGACGAACAACTCGTCCGAGAGGGCAACGTTCGGGACAGTGAACTGGTGCGCCGTGACGGTGACTGGTACGTTCATCTCGTCGTGAAGCGGTCTGTGACCGTCCAAGACGAGTACGACGACGTGCTGGCTATCGACATGGGCGCACGATGGGTCGCTACCTGCGCGTTCCTCTCTGACCGCAAAACCACGTTCTACGGCGAGGAAGTGCGTCGTATCCGCGAACACTACAAGCAACTGCGGAAGTCCATCGGGAAAGCGAAACCCCGACAGGGACAGCAAGTGGTCGAGCGTATCGGGGACGCGGAAGCGCGGAAGGTGGACGACCGCCTCCACAAGATTGCTCGCCAAATCGTGGAGGACGCCGAAGAACGGAACGCAATCATCGTCGTGGGCGACCTCGGCGGGATTCGCAAGGACAACGACAAAGGGCGGTACGTCAACGACAAGACCCACAAGATGCCGTTCGCCCGCCTGCTCAACTACATCGAGTACAAAGCCTACGACGCAGGCATCGACGTGCAATTGGTCGAAGAATACGATACGTCGAAGACGTGCAACCGCTGTGCTTGCGAGGGCGTCCGTGAGATGCAAGGACGCTTTGAGTGTCCCGAGTGTGGGCTGGACGACAACGCCGACAAGAACGGTGCGCTGAACATCGGCAAACGAGCCTTGGGCAAGTTCTCGAAACCGCTGTCCGAGGCGGGGGCCGTACTGGCAGGGCCCGAAACGCAGGTCATCGTCCCACGCGACGACGAACCTGCGAACCTCTCCGTATCCGTGGGTTCAACCCCCAGTGGGGGAACCCCACGGCTTTAGCCGTGGGAGGATGTCAGAGAAGAGGCGGCCATACTATGCGGTCTGCTCGCCCGTCTCGCGGGCCTTCTCGGCCTCGGTCTGGACGATGTAGGACCGGTCGTCGGCGTACTCGGCGGCCACGTCGCTGGCGCGTTCCGTGCCGATGGCGTTGAGTGCCCACGCGGCACTGGCCCGCACCTCGTCGGCGTCGTCGTCGGCGAGCGTGTCGGCGAGGGGGTCGATTGCGCGGGTGTCACCGAGCAGGCCGAGGGTCCGGGCGGCGGTACTCCGGATTTCGGCGTTCTCGTCGGCCAGTTGGTTCGCGACTGGCTGGACCGACTCGTCGCTCCCGATGGCTCCGAGCGCGCGCAGCGTCGTCTTCCGGAGGGCGGCGTCGCCGCCGTCGACGTACTCGTGGAGGGTGTCGACGATACGCTCGTCGCCGATTTTCCCGAGAATCTCGATGGCGTCCCGGTCGCGCTTCTCGGCCATCGCGGCGAGGTCGTCGTAGGCTTCCGGCGGCGCGATGCGGCGCAGCGAGTCGAGGATATTCTCCTCCATGAACTCCGAGTTGAGTTTGTCGAACGCGAGCAGAATCGGCTCGATGGCCTCGCTGTCGCCCTCCTTGTACGCCTTCTCGTAGAGTTTTACGGCGTTCCACTCGGCCGGGAAGTCCTTCCGATTCTGGGATTCGAGCACGTCGTAGAACCCCTCGGCGGTGAGTTGCTCCCGGACCGTCAGGTCGTCCCAGACCTCCGCGGCGTCGAGGTCGTCGGTCAGCGTCTCCGCGGCCCCGAGCAGGTCCGCGATGGTGTCGTCGTCCTCGTCCGGGTCGAGGTCCGCCTCCGCCACCGCTTCGCGGGCCGCCGCGACGGCGGCCGCGAGGTCCGCGGGGTCGTCGCTCTCGGCCTCGAAGGTGTCGAGCAGTTGCTCGCCGGCGGCGTCGAGGAACGCCTCGACCGCTGGGATAACGTCGAGTTCCCCGTCCTCGGTCCACTCGCCGTCCGTGAGGGTCGTCTCTGCGGTCTCCAGTTCCGCCACGATGTCCTCGGCGTAGGGACCGCGTTCGGCGTCGATGTCGTCACGGAGGTCCGCGAGACGGTCGCGTGCCTCGGCGATGGCCTCGTCCTCCTCCTCGTCGTCCTCGGGTTCCGCGGGGAGGTCGGCCTCGATTCCGTCGAGGGTCGCCTCCACGTCGTCGAGGTCGGCTTCGGTCGCCGCGTCCTCGAGTGCGGCCTCGGCGTCGTCGAGTCGGTCGGCCGGGTCTCTGACCGGTGCCCCGCTCTCTTCGTCCTCGCTCGCCTGTTCTTCGGCCGCCTCATCGGCCGGTTCCTCGGTCTCGTCGGCGTCGGAGTCTGTGGCCGCCTCGTCGGCCGTCTCCCCGTCGTCGCCGTTGCTCATGCCTATCCCTTCCGAGGTCCACCCAAAAGGCGTTTCTATTCGTCCGGCCCCGTCACGACGTCAGGATAACGATGTCGAGCGCAGGAGCATCGACGACGCCCGTAGCGCGCCCGTGCCCGCCGGTTCACTCCCCGAGCGACCGGAGCCGCCACACGAGCGACCGGAACTTGTAACTCAGCGAGTCGTTCCGATACCCGTTCCACCCGCTCATGCCGCCGAGGAGCGTCGAGGCGTCGTACCCCTCGTCTCTGAGGACGGTCGTCGCGCGCTTGGCTACCATACCCATCTTGCACACGACGACTACGTCCCGGTCGGCCGGCACGTCGCCCAACCGGTCGCGCAGTGTCGACTCGTCGCCGCGGCGCAAGTCGTCGTAGACGGGGACGTTGTGACTCCGGTCGATTGCCGCCGACTCGAACGCCGACTCCGGGCGGATGTCGAGGACGAACGGCTCGTCTCCCGATGGCGACCCGAGGCGGTCGTCCAGTTCCGCCGGACGGATGTTGCTCATGGTCTCAGCGTCGTGCTCCGAGGACAAACTCGTGGCGGTTACCCCTCGGTACTGGTGTTTCCAGCCGCGAGAGTGCGGGCGGTATCCACCCAGTCGTGTTCGGGGAACGGGGCCGGCCTGACTTCGTACGTGTAGGTGTCGGTGCGTTCGCCCGCATCGACCGTCAGGTCGTACGTGTAGACGATGCCGTCTTCGGACCCGAGTCGGAGCGTCCCGTTGATTACCGGCGGGGCCCGGGTGTCGTTCGTCCGCTCTCCCGTGGCTCGGTACGTCGTCACCGGAACTCCGTGGTGGGTCGCTGTGCCGACAGCCTCCCACGTGTACGCGTCGAGGATGTCGGTGTGCCGGCCGATGTTCGTGGGTGCTAGCTGTCCGTAGTGCGGGTCGTACCGATAGTACGCGTTCGAGGACTCGTCGTAGACGAACGCGTCGTCTGCTTCGAACTCCTCCCGTTGGCGTTCGTTCGGGAGGCTGTCGGCAGGTTGGCGGAACGCGTACGTCGTCCCATTGCGATAGACCGTAGCGTTGTATCGTCGCTCGGCGATGCTCTCGCCGGTCGTGGCGTCGATGTAGTAGTCCCCTTCGACGAGCGGCCGCTCCGGCGGTGCCGTGTAGACGATTGCGTACGAGTCCCAGTACTCCCGGGGAGTGTGTGAGACGTTAGCGTCGTCAGATTCGAGGGCCGAGAAGTCGATGTGGTCCGGTCCTGCCCCCGCAGGGTACGTTCCGTCGGGCGCAGACGGCCCCGATGCCGGAGACGAAAGCGGGCTGAGGGCGATTGCCGCGACCACCACAGCGAGTACGACGAAAGCGACGACGAGATACCGGCGGTCCATACGGAACCAAACCGAGGGACCGGTAAATAGGTGCTCGAAGCACAAACCGACGTTTGTGTGTCAGGACGTGTCGCGCCTCGACCGCTCACCGTGGGCCGGCCTGCCGGTCGAGGGCCGTTCGAAAGTCGCCGCCGATTTCGTGGCCCCCAGCGTGGCCGTTGAGTGTCGCCGCTGCCGGCGATTCCCGGAGTGCCTCGTCGTCGTAGCCCACCGCCTCGAAGACACCCACGAGGCCGGGCGTCCCCCGGAGACTGTGTTTCTGGTGGTAGGGCTCTGCGGGATAGAAGCGATTCAACTGCTCGACGCGGGTCGCCATCGCGTCGGGGTCCAATCCATGCTCGCCGAGGACGGCGGCGATGCTCGACCGTTGGTCCGCGTCGGCCGCGAACAGGACGTTTTGGTACTGGGTCTTCCGGGTCGGGGTATGCGGGTCGTGGGAGGCGAGGACGCGCTCCACCAACTCACCGAACGCGATGCGGTCGGGGTCGTACTCCAGTTGGACGGCTTCGGTGTGGTCGCCCAGCGCGTGATACGTGGGGTCGGCCGTCGTCCCGCCGGCGTACCCGACACGCGTGCGGACGACGCCGTCGAGCGCGCCGAACTGTGCGTCCGGCCCCCAGAAACACCCGAGCGCGAACGTCGCCGTCTCTGTCGCGTCGGGCACAGCGCGGTCGTACTCCTTGACGAGCGTCGGAGACAGGTCCATACCACAGGTACGGCGGCCGGACGGTTAGGGTGTGCGGTCACTCCGAGCGGTGGTGCGGTGACTGTCGAGACACCGCTCACTCCCTCAGACCAGATACCGCCGGTAGAACCACGGCCCGACGAGGTAGAGAACGGCCATCACCAGCAGCGTTCGCGGGAAGACGCGCCGGAACGCAGTCGGTGCGAGTATCGCGCCCGCCTGCACCACGCCCATCCCGAGGGCGTGACTGGCCCGCAGTTCGGGGTACTCGACTGTCGTCACCATCAGGTAGGTGAACAGGGCGGCCAGTCCGACCAGCAGCGTCGCCCCCTGAAAGCCAGCGAGGTACACCACCGCGAGAATCGTCGCCGCGAGCGTCGTCTGGACGCCCTCGGTACTGCGGTTCCCGAGGTCGTAGGCCGTGTACATCCCGAGGCGGACGACGCCCGCGCCGACGAACAGCGCGGGGAGCGCGAACGCGCCGGCCAACTGGAGCGGTGGGTCGGCCGCAGAGAGTGTCAGATCCCACTCGATGGCGGCGACGCTGAACACGAACACCGCCGGTGCGACACAGAACGAGGCTACGTCGGCCAGCGAGTCGATGAACTCGCCGACGGGGGTACTCCCGAACGCTCGGGCGAGGACGCCGTCGAGGCCGTCGGCGACCGCGGCCAACAGGATGAGACGCGCGCCGATGCCGGGGTCGATGGTGGCGGCCACCGCGGCCGCGAACCCGAGTGCTGCGTTGGCGACGGTCACGGCATCGGCGAGGCCCAACCGGCCGACGAACCGCGGTTTCATACCTCCCGCTCCGCACACCGCCGTCTTAGTCCGTTCGATAGCGACCCGGGTCAGACGACCAACAACAGTGCCGTGACACCGAGGCCGAACGCCGACATCGTCCCGAACACCGCGAGGACGCCGCGAACCTGATTGCCGCTCTCGGCGTCGAAGCCCCGACCAACCGCGGCGGGGAGGCTCACCGTCGCGAGGCCGAGTGCCGTCACCGCGCCGACGACCGCGAGGGGGGTGTGCTGGTGGTCGAACAGCCACACCGACAGCGCGGCCGTGAGGAGAGCGACGACGACGGTGCCGCGCCCGAACTGTCTCTGATTCGCCATACTCCCTCTGGGCTGGCCGGGCGCATAAGTCCAGCCATCGCCCGCAAACCGCGCGACATTTGTCTCTCCGGTCCCGAGAGACGACTATGCGCAGACGGGCCTTCCTCGCGGCGGCCGGGTCGTCGACAGTGGCACTCGCAGGCTGTTTCGGAGCCGGTGCCTCGGGAGACGCGGACTACGACATCGGGATGTCCACCTCGGCGTTCCGGCCAGTCGAGTACGCC
This genomic window contains:
- a CDS encoding FAD-binding and (Fe-S)-binding domain-containing protein, producing MATERDRDPASDGRAGYDYAGGDIAWPGLVDDLDGLVDGEVRFDDYSRQLYATDASIYQRTPIGVVFPRHTADVAAVVGYCAEREIPVLPRGGGTSLAGQSVNRAVVLDTSRHMDGLVGFDAEERRARAQPGITLGRLNAELAESGLKFAPDPAWGDKSVLGGAIGNNSTGAHSLQYGKTDAYVEEIEVVLADGTVTTFGELSREELDARADPDGDLEARIYAEVGRILDQKGDAVESAYPDLKRNVSGYNLDWVVDRYREEGVVDVAGLLAGSEGTLAVVTEAVVSLEPVPETKALALLRYEDLLDAMADVAPILDHDPAAVEVLDDVLLDLARDTAEFGDLVDEMVPEGVGAVLLVEFYADDDAAGREKVADLLADRAPDTETLADPNGGVVTDDEVRARSAAEAHDEARRTQFWKLRKSGLPILLSRTSDAKHQSFVEDTAVPPENLPAFVADFQQVLEDHDTSASFYAHAGPGVLHIRPLVNTKTDSGVATMESIADTVTDLVVEYGGSVSGEHGDGRARTQWNKKLYGEDLWETFADLKTAFDPDWILNPGQVVSRADRGGHTDMTEHLRAPPDGDFDAGFESELAWDNENGMQGMVELCHGCGGCRGHQDTTGGVMCPTYRAANEEELSTRGRANMLRGAMTGDLPEEQFTDEFVTEVLDLCIGCKGCAKDCPSGVDMAKLKAELTHEYHQREGTSFRERLFADIDRFASLGSLLAPLSNWLPKLPGARAVMERTLGIASERSLPTFHRQSFADWFGERGPAVPAADADHRVLLLPDTYTNYSRPDAGKAAVRVLEAAGVHVDVPAELTDSGRPAFSKGFLDRARATARENVTALAPRVREGWDVLAVEPSDAVMYQSDYLDLLGADATDDATRADAETVAANTYGVLEYLDARRLDDGISFDAPTEDLTYHGHCHQKTAGKDHHAVGILRRAGYAVDPLDSGCCGMAGSFGYEAEHYSMSRAIGSILFDQVADSDGDTVVAPGASCRTQLGDRPDADAEPPHPIEKVAAALGD
- the tnpA gene encoding IS200/IS605 family transposase, whose translation is MPRGFDRERTNIHKLQYHFIWCPKYRKSVLEGEVRDRLEELIEEKADELDLEIFELAIRPDHVHLFITGDPTLAPNKIMQQVKGYSSRHLRDEFDFGLPSLWTRSYFVSSAGDVSSEVIEEYIDAQAGE
- a CDS encoding RNA-guided endonuclease InsQ/TnpB family protein, whose translation is MQRNVSTTVRVKLHSLTNRKADLLAREYEAFQTEVHGGDANLYSATDQQASKVQRQKDPNPDTEQPVVLRNDVFNVAHDEDTVLSSWWVKVPVYDPKRGRGNSIWCPAHVPQKDEQLVREGNVRDSELVRRDGDWYVHLVVKRSVTVQDEYDDVLAIDMGARWVATCAFLSDRKTTFYGEEVRRIREHYKQLRKSIGKAKPRQGQQVVERIGDAEARKVDDRLHKIARQIVEDAEERNAIIVVGDLGGIRKDNDKGRYVNDKTHKMPFARLLNYIEYKAYDAGIDVQLVEEYDTSKTCNRCACEGVREMQGRFECPECGLDDNADKNGALNIGKRALGKFSKPLSEAGAVLAGPETQVIVPRDDEPANLSVSVGSTPSGGTPRL
- a CDS encoding HEAT repeat domain-containing protein, producing MSNGDDGETADEAATDSDADETEEPADEAAEEQASEDEESGAPVRDPADRLDDAEAALEDAATEADLDDVEATLDGIEADLPAEPEDDEEEDEAIAEARDRLADLRDDIDAERGPYAEDIVAELETAETTLTDGEWTEDGELDVIPAVEAFLDAAGEQLLDTFEAESDDPADLAAAVAAAREAVAEADLDPDEDDDTIADLLGAAETLTDDLDAAEVWDDLTVREQLTAEGFYDVLESQNRKDFPAEWNAVKLYEKAYKEGDSEAIEPILLAFDKLNSEFMEENILDSLRRIAPPEAYDDLAAMAEKRDRDAIEILGKIGDERIVDTLHEYVDGGDAALRKTTLRALGAIGSDESVQPVANQLADENAEIRSTAARTLGLLGDTRAIDPLADTLADDDADEVRASAAWALNAIGTERASDVAAEYADDRSYIVQTEAEKARETGEQTA
- a CDS encoding rhodanese-like domain-containing protein, producing the protein MSNIRPAELDDRLGSPSGDEPFVLDIRPESAFESAAIDRSHNVPVYDDLRRGDESTLRDRLGDVPADRDVVVVCKMGMVAKRATTVLRDEGYDASTLLGGMSGWNGYRNDSLSYKFRSLVWRLRSLGE
- a CDS encoding peptide-methionine (S)-S-oxide reductase MsrA codes for the protein MDLSPTLVKEYDRAVPDATETATFALGCFWGPDAQFGALDGVVRTRVGYAGGTTADPTYHALGDHTEAVQLEYDPDRIAFGELVERVLASHDPHTPTRKTQYQNVLFAADADQRSSIAAVLGEHGLDPDAMATRVEQLNRFYPAEPYHQKHSLRGTPGLVGVFEAVGYDDEALRESPAAATLNGHAGGHEIGGDFRTALDRQAGPR
- a CDS encoding protein sorting system archaetidylserine synthase (This PssA-like phosphatidyltransferase, along with a PssD-like decarboxylase, is required in Haloarchaea for the archaeosortase ArtA to replace the PGF-CTERM sorting signal with a C-terminal lipid anchor.), whose amino-acid sequence is MKPRFVGRLGLADAVTVANAALGFAAAVAATIDPGIGARLILLAAVADGLDGVLARAFGSTPVGEFIDSLADVASFCVAPAVFVFSVAAIEWDLTLSAADPPLQLAGAFALPALFVGAGVVRLGMYTAYDLGNRSTEGVQTTLAATILAVVYLAGFQGATLLVGLAALFTYLMVTTVEYPELRASHALGMGVVQAGAILAPTAFRRVFPRTLLVMAVLYLVGPWFYRRYLV